The following are from one region of the Polaribacter marinaquae genome:
- a CDS encoding 1-deoxy-D-xylulose-5-phosphate synthase: MTNLLDNISNPKDLRKLNPNQLPQLAKELRTFIIDIVATKEGHLGASLGVVELTIALHYLFETPDDLLVWDVGHQAYGHKILTGRKKVFHTNRQFGGIAGFPARKESEFDTFGVGHSSTSISAALGMAIASNLKNETERHHIAVIGDASIASGMAFEALNHAGVSNANLLIILNDNAIGIDPAVGALKEYLTKVKSDKKLAAQNNIIKALNFDYSGPIDGHDLPKILKELERLKSVKGPKFLHVITTKGKGLKKAEEDQVTYHAPGKFDKISGERIKKEKSLYTKYQDVFGQTIVELADKNSRIVGITPAMLTGSSLKLMLEKHPNRTFDVGIAEQHAVTLAAGMATQNLIPYCNIYSTFLQRAYDQVIHDVALQNLPVIFCLDRAGLVGEDGATHHGVFDLAYLRLIPNLIIFAPRNEIELRNILYTAQLGLQKPIAIRYPRGTGNIIDWKQPFEKIEIAKSICLQKGNKTAILSVGTIAKNVSEALELVDSPSDFSHFDMRFVKPLDENSLHKIAKTHQNIYTIEDGTVKGGFGTAILEFMADNKYKNKVEILGIPDNFIEHGSVTKLQQTLNLDVDSLISRFNRA, translated from the coding sequence ATGACAAATTTGTTAGACAACATATCAAACCCAAAAGATTTACGCAAATTAAATCCAAATCAGTTACCGCAACTTGCAAAAGAATTAAGAACGTTTATTATTGATATTGTTGCTACAAAAGAAGGGCATCTTGGTGCTAGTTTAGGCGTTGTAGAATTAACTATTGCTTTGCATTATTTATTTGAAACTCCAGACGATTTATTAGTTTGGGATGTTGGGCATCAAGCATATGGGCATAAAATTTTAACCGGAAGAAAAAAAGTATTTCACACGAATAGACAATTTGGCGGAATTGCTGGTTTTCCTGCTAGAAAAGAAAGTGAATTTGATACTTTTGGTGTTGGGCATTCTTCAACATCAATTTCTGCTGCTTTGGGAATGGCAATAGCATCCAACTTAAAAAATGAAACAGAAAGACATCATATTGCCGTAATTGGTGATGCTTCTATTGCTAGCGGAATGGCTTTTGAAGCTTTAAACCACGCTGGTGTTTCTAATGCAAATTTATTAATCATATTAAACGACAATGCAATTGGTATTGATCCTGCTGTTGGAGCTTTAAAAGAATACTTAACAAAAGTAAAAAGTGATAAAAAATTAGCGGCTCAAAATAATATCATCAAAGCTTTAAACTTCGATTATTCTGGACCGATTGATGGTCACGATTTACCTAAGATTTTAAAGGAATTAGAGCGCTTAAAATCTGTTAAAGGTCCTAAATTTCTACATGTTATTACCACAAAAGGAAAAGGTTTAAAAAAAGCCGAAGAAGACCAGGTAACCTACCATGCGCCAGGAAAATTTGATAAAATTTCTGGAGAAAGAATTAAAAAGGAAAAAAGCTTATATACCAAATATCAAGATGTATTTGGACAAACGATTGTAGAACTAGCAGATAAAAATTCACGAATTGTTGGTATTACACCTGCCATGTTAACGGGTAGTTCTTTAAAGTTAATGTTAGAAAAACACCCTAACAGAACTTTTGATGTTGGTATTGCAGAACAACACGCGGTAACATTGGCTGCAGGTATGGCAACTCAAAATTTAATACCATATTGTAATATCTATTCTACATTTTTGCAACGTGCTTACGACCAAGTAATACATGACGTAGCTTTGCAAAATTTACCGGTTATTTTTTGCTTAGATAGAGCTGGTTTAGTTGGTGAAGATGGCGCAACGCATCACGGTGTTTTCGATTTAGCTTATCTACGTTTAATTCCGAATTTAATTATTTTTGCACCAAGAAATGAAATTGAATTAAGAAATATTTTATATACCGCTCAGTTAGGATTACAAAAACCAATTGCGATTCGTTACCCTAGAGGAACTGGTAATATTATCGACTGGAAACAACCTTTCGAAAAAATTGAAATTGCTAAAAGTATTTGTTTACAAAAAGGAAATAAAACGGCTATTTTGTCTGTTGGCACAATTGCTAAGAATGTTTCTGAAGCTTTAGAATTGGTAGATTCTCCTTCTGATTTTTCTCATTTTGATATGCGATTTGTTAAACCATTAGATGAAAATAGTTTGCATAAAATAGCCAAAACTCATCAGAATATTTATACTATCGAAGACGGAACAGTAAAAGGAGGTTTTGGAACTGCTATTTTAGAATTCATGGCAGATAATAAATATAAAAATAAAGTAGAAATACTTGGTATACCAGATAATTTTATTGAACATGGTAGTGTAACAAAGCTACAACAGACGCTTAATTTAGATGTTGATAGTTTAATTTCTAGATTTAATAGAGCATAA
- a CDS encoding nucleoside deaminase, whose amino-acid sequence MIQPFDDVYFMKKALQEAEFAFDKGEVPVGAIVVLKNQIIARAHNLTETLNDVTAHAEMQAFTAAADFIGGKYLKDCVLYVTLEPCQMCAGASYWAQLGKIVYGASEPERGFRNLGTKLHPKTEIVAGILENDCAQILKRFFIQKRNLN is encoded by the coding sequence ATGATACAACCTTTCGACGATGTTTATTTTATGAAGAAAGCCTTACAAGAAGCAGAATTTGCTTTTGATAAAGGTGAAGTTCCTGTTGGTGCAATTGTTGTTCTTAAAAATCAAATAATTGCAAGAGCGCATAATTTAACAGAAACGTTAAATGATGTAACAGCACACGCAGAAATGCAAGCATTTACAGCTGCCGCAGATTTTATAGGAGGAAAATACTTAAAAGATTGTGTATTATATGTTACGCTAGAACCTTGCCAAATGTGTGCAGGAGCAAGTTATTGGGCTCAACTAGGAAAGATTGTTTACGGTGCATCAGAACCCGAAAGAGGTTTTAGAAATTTAGGAACAAAATTGCATCCAAAGACAGAAATTGTAGCAGGAATTTTAGAGAATGATTGTGCACAGATTTTAAAACGATTTTTTATTCAGAAACGTAATTTGAATTAA
- a CDS encoding NAD(P)/FAD-dependent oxidoreductase, whose product MMQKYDVVVIGGGPAGGQVARNLAKKGHRILLVERFPSFLDNNFSSAGMTLAPLKEFDLPNKVIGAYWKNITIQCTKNSYFWKGNTNKGVVLDYGKLKQFLADDAKSFGGEVLTGYKYISKKVNEKSVIVSLQKAKSTEIIEVESKLVVDATGPLRKVMYDDKEVQPTMNLGSGTEYLIEVAPEIYEKYKDQLVFFLGHKWAIKGYSWIFPMEQNILKVGAGKTHLKSLNQENTDKTTKKITEQIIKEYLKCDTYKLLDVHGGILRYSEGLKDKFYNNKVIAVGDSVSAINPRGGEGIRYAMQSANLACVYIDEYLVKGTTNFDNYRKKWRRRKLFKWRLSEVSSQRMYSKYTDVQIENRVQFFHENFSTDVLIDSLFNFKYNQVVLRFFQLIRLKIEFAFKKDRF is encoded by the coding sequence ATGATGCAGAAATACGATGTAGTTGTAATTGGTGGTGGTCCGGCAGGAGGGCAAGTTGCAAGAAATTTAGCCAAAAAAGGACATAGAATTTTATTAGTAGAACGCTTTCCTTCTTTTTTGGACAATAATTTTTCTAGCGCTGGTATGACATTAGCGCCTTTAAAAGAATTTGATTTACCAAACAAAGTTATTGGTGCTTATTGGAAAAATATTACCATTCAGTGTACAAAAAACAGTTATTTCTGGAAAGGAAATACAAACAAAGGAGTTGTTTTAGATTACGGAAAATTAAAACAATTTTTAGCTGATGATGCAAAGAGTTTTGGAGGAGAAGTTTTAACAGGCTATAAATACATCAGTAAAAAAGTAAATGAAAAATCTGTAATTGTTTCTTTACAAAAAGCGAAGTCTACAGAAATTATAGAGGTAGAAAGTAAATTAGTTGTAGATGCTACAGGGCCACTTAGAAAGGTAATGTATGATGATAAAGAAGTACAACCAACAATGAATTTAGGTAGCGGTACAGAGTATTTAATAGAAGTTGCGCCAGAGATTTATGAGAAATACAAAGATCAATTGGTCTTTTTTTTAGGGCATAAATGGGCAATTAAAGGGTATTCTTGGATTTTTCCGATGGAGCAAAATATCTTAAAAGTTGGTGCAGGAAAAACACATTTAAAATCTCTTAATCAAGAAAATACAGACAAAACTACTAAGAAAATTACCGAACAAATTATTAAAGAATATTTAAAGTGTGATACTTATAAATTATTAGATGTTCATGGTGGTATTTTAAGATATTCTGAAGGTTTAAAAGATAAATTCTACAATAATAAAGTAATTGCGGTGGGCGATTCTGTTTCTGCAATAAATCCAAGAGGTGGTGAAGGAATTAGATATGCAATGCAAAGTGCAAATTTAGCATGTGTTTATATTGATGAATATTTGGTAAAAGGCACAACAAACTTTGATAATTATCGAAAAAAATGGCGCAGAAGAAAACTCTTTAAATGGCGTTTAAGCGAGGTTTCTAGTCAAAGAATGTACAGTAAATATACTGATGTTCAGATAGAAAATAGAGTGCAATTTTTTCATGAAAACTTTAGTACAGACGTTTTAATAGATAGCTTGTTTAACTTTAAATACAATCAAGTAGTTTTACGATTTTTTCAATTAATTCGATTAAAAATAGAATTCGCTTTTAAAAAAGATCGTTTTTAA